DNA sequence from the Geobacter sp. AOG2 genome:
TGATGGAGAGTTCTACAAAACGTATCCGGGCCTGAATAAACACTGGTGGGCCGAGGAGATTTTCCGGGAGCTGCGGAAACTCAAAAAACTGGAGACGGTTTCAAGTGCCAGCGATAATTGAACCGTCTGTTAAAGTTACAAACGGCTAAACCCCACCTGTAATCTCTATTACGCCAAGGTTTTCAGCATGTGCCGGTGTGTTTCGTGAACGAGAGCAGGTTCTTGTCCTTCGCCGTATCGATTTTACCCTCATGCCGGGCTAAACCGGTCAGGAGTGAACCATGACGCCATTCTCCTATTTCCCCACCCCGGATTTCGCCGCCAAGCTGGCCAAGATCGAGAAACACGACCCGCCGGGGCACAGCCGCATCCTGGGCGTGATCGACCGCATCCTCCACAACCCCGGCGACGCCGACGGCTGGATGCACGGCGACCACCACGGCCGCCTCAAGAAGTACGTGGGCCGCAACGACTACCGCCTCATCTACAACTGGTGCGAGGTCTGCCGCAAACAGGCCAAGACCCTGGAAGAGAAGTGCGGTTTCTGCCGCGAGGTGGGGGACAACAGCGTGATCTTCTTTACGGTTTACCACAAGAACGAGGCGAGCCGGGTGTAAGCAACCATGCCGAGACGCCACCCGCCACGGGAAGAACCGCTTGAGACCCGCAGGCACGTATTCACCTGCCCCCACTGCGGCGAACGCATCTCCGCGGTGCTGGACCTGTCGGCCGGCTACCAGCGCTACATCGAGGACTGCGAGGTCTGCTGCAACCCCATCGAGATCACCTGTCAGGCGGAAGAGGGGGCGATCATCGCCTTCCAGGCCGGGATTCCGTGAGTAAGGGAAACGGCCGCTTGCCAAGGATGATGTTATGGTGTATATCTTAGCCATATACAGGGAACAGTAATGGTGCCATGGGAAACGATAACCGGCTTTAACTGGGACAAGGGCAACGAACAGAAAAATTCCAAGCACGGCGTTACGCCTGCCGAAGCGGAGCACGTGTTTCTGAATGAGCCGCTGGTTGTTCTCGATGATCCGAAACATAGCGATATCGAGCAACGTTTTCACGCCTTGGGTCACACAAATGAGGGCCGGTTACTGCATATTACTTTTACCATTCGCGTCAACAAAATTCGGGTTATCTCCGCCCGGGACATGCACCGAAAGGAGCGAACCGTTTATGAGCAAGAAACTTAAAGAGATACCAAGATTTGCCAACGAGGATGAAGAACGGGAGTTCTGGCTGACCCACGACACGACCGATTATGTCGATTGGTCGAAAGCCCAAAAAGTCACCTTCCCGAATCTGAAACCGACAACTCAATCCATCTCCCTGCGGCTGCCGCTCTGGATGCTGGATTCCATCAAAACAACCGCTAATCGCCAGGATGTACCCTATCAATCGCTCATCAAGGTCTGGTTGAACGAAAAGCTGGAAGAGGCGCACCACGGGGCCAAGTAAACTTGTCTTGCTGGCGACCCGCCTGTCCAGCGACTGACCACCTCTACCCTACGAGATCCTGCACCGAACACCCTTGACCCCATGGACCGCTCCTCGCGCAATCGCCTGACGGAAAAACTCCTGCCCCAATTTGCCGGGACCACCCTGTTCGACGCCGTGGGTCGGGCGGTCTGCGCCGCGGGCTGTCTGCCGCGCAAGGAGCTGTATGAGGCGTGGGAGGTGGCCCGCCGGGTGCGCCGCCGTTTCCGGGGCGGGCGGGTCGTGGACCTGGCCTGCGGCCACGGGCTGTTGGCCCAGCTTCTGCTGCTTCTGGACGATACCTCTTCCCTGGCCCTGGCCGTGGACCGGCGGATACCCAAAAGCGCCGCGACCCTGGCGGCGGCCATGGACGCGGCCTGGCCGCGCCTGGCGGGGCGGACCCGGTTTGTGGAGGCGGACCTGGAGGGGGTGGAACTGCACCGGGACGATGTGGTGGTGTCGGCCCACGCCTGCGGCGGGTTGACGGATCTGGTGCTGGAGCGGGCCGTGGCGGCGAGGGCTCGGGTGGCGGTGCTCCCCTGTTGCCACGACCTGAAGGGGGGCGACCTGGGGGGGCTGGAGGGGTGGCTGGACGGGCCGCTGGCCATGGACGCGGCGCGGGTGGCCCGGCTGCGCTCCTGTGGCTACCGGGCGATCACCCAACGGATACCGGGGGATATCACCCCCAAGAACCGGCTGCTGTTGGCGGAACCGGAAGAGGGGAGCGGACCATGACGTCGCCGCAACGGACCGATTATCACGAGGAGGGGGTGGAAGTCCCCTATGAGCAGATCAATCCCGATACCCTGCGCAATCTGGTCGGCGAGTTCGTGACCAGGGAGTGGGAGGAGTCGGGGGAGGTCAGCTATACCCTGGACCAGAAGATCGAGCAGGTGCTGCGGCAACTGCGCGAAGGGAAGGCGAAGGTGGTCTTCGACGCCGCGTCGGAGAGTTGCAACATCGTGCCGTGCCGCTCTTGACAGCGGAGGTCTTCCCGTGGTTCACTACGGCATGATATCCGCCACGAGACAATACCGTTCCGCCCTGCCTCCCGTGCTGCGCCGCGCCGCCCTGCCGGGCGGGGAGTGACCCATGCTCCTGCGCCTCTTCCTGGTTTTCACCATCGTCCCGATCGTCGAAGTCTGGCTGTTGATCAAGATCGGCCGGGTCATCGGCGCGCTCCCCACCGTGGGGGTCCTGCTGGCCATCTCCCTGGCCGGGGCCTGGCTGGCCCGGTCCCAGGGCTTCCGGGTCATCGTCGCCATCCGGGACGAACTGGCCATGGGGCGCATGCCGGGGGCCCAGATCCTGGACGGCGCCATTATCCTGGCAGGGGGGATTCTCCTGTTGACCCCCGGTTTTTTTACCGATTTCGTCGGCCTGTTCTTCCTCATCCCCGCCACCCGCATGCTTTTGAAGCGCTGGCTGGGGATTTGGCTGGAACGGCGGCTGCGCCAGGGGAGTTTTGTGGTCCGCCGCTTCTGAAATATTCCGCAGGAACACTACCAATGCATGAAAAAGGAGATCCCGTGAACGATATGATCGAGCTGTTGAGGAAACGCCGGAGCATCCGCGCCTTTACCCCGGAGCCGGTGGCGCCGGAAACCGTGGACCTGCTGGTGGAGGCGCTGCTCCGGTCGCCGTCGTCCCGTGGCAAGAATCCGTGGGAGTTCGTGGTGGTGGACGACCGGGAACTGCTGGAGCAGCTCTCCCGCTCCAAGGAGCACGGCTCCCAATTCATCAAAAAGGCGCCGCTGGCCATCGTGGTCTGCGCCGACAGCACCCAGTCGGACGTGTGGGTGGAGGATTGCTCCATCGCGGCCATCATCGTGCAGATGACGGCCCTCTCCCTGGGGCTGGGAAGCTGCTGGGCCCAAATACGCA
Encoded proteins:
- a CDS encoding methyltransferase — its product is MDRSSRNRLTEKLLPQFAGTTLFDAVGRAVCAAGCLPRKELYEAWEVARRVRRRFRGGRVVDLACGHGLLAQLLLLLDDTSSLALAVDRRIPKSAATLAAAMDAAWPRLAGRTRFVEADLEGVELHRDDVVVSAHACGGLTDLVLERAVAARARVAVLPCCHDLKGGDLGGLEGWLDGPLAMDAARVARLRSCGYRAITQRIPGDITPKNRLLLAEPEEGSGP
- a CDS encoding FxsA family protein → MLLRLFLVFTIVPIVEVWLLIKIGRVIGALPTVGVLLAISLAGAWLARSQGFRVIVAIRDELAMGRMPGAQILDGAIILAGGILLLTPGFFTDFVGLFFLIPATRMLLKRWLGIWLERRLRQGSFVVRRF
- the brnA gene encoding type II toxin-antitoxin system BrnA family antitoxin; the protein is MSKKLKEIPRFANEDEEREFWLTHDTTDYVDWSKAQKVTFPNLKPTTQSISLRLPLWMLDSIKTTANRQDVPYQSLIKVWLNEKLEEAHHGAK
- a CDS encoding nitroreductase family protein encodes the protein MIELLRKRRSIRAFTPEPVAPETVDLLVEALLRSPSSRGKNPWEFVVVDDRELLEQLSRSKEHGSQFIKKAPLAIVVCADSTQSDVWVEDCSIAAIIVQMTALSLGLGSCWAQIRKRTHDAGRSAEEYIREILGLPEHMAVECIVGIGHPAEEKKPVPAGALHYDKVKRNRY
- a CDS encoding BrnT family toxin: MVPWETITGFNWDKGNEQKNSKHGVTPAEAEHVFLNEPLVVLDDPKHSDIEQRFHALGHTNEGRLLHITFTIRVNKIRVISARDMHRKERTVYEQET
- a CDS encoding YheU family protein translates to MTSPQRTDYHEEGVEVPYEQINPDTLRNLVGEFVTREWEESGEVSYTLDQKIEQVLRQLREGKAKVVFDAASESCNIVPCRS
- a CDS encoding CPXCG motif-containing cysteine-rich protein, giving the protein MPRRHPPREEPLETRRHVFTCPHCGERISAVLDLSAGYQRYIEDCEVCCNPIEITCQAEEGAIIAFQAGIP
- a CDS encoding type II toxin-antitoxin system RelE/ParE family toxin, with protein sequence MTPFSYFPTPDFAAKLAKIEKHDPPGHSRILGVIDRILHNPGDADGWMHGDHHGRLKKYVGRNDYRLIYNWCEVCRKQAKTLEEKCGFCREVGDNSVIFFTVYHKNEASRV